CACATAGTCGGTCCCAAGTCTCTTTAGGCTTTTATCGATTTCGCTCATAATCGCCTTCCGGGATAACCCCGCACTATTGGGACCCTGATGCATACGCCCCCAGACCTTCGTCGCTAGGACAATCTCATCGCGATTCGCATATTCCTTTAAAGCGCGTCCGACAATCTCTTCACTGGTGCCGCCGGCATAAATGTTCGCGGTATCGAAGAAGTTGATCCCGAGGTCAAGCGCTCTTTTTATAATTGTGCGGCTGCTCTCCTCATTCAGTACCCATTGATGCCCCCCTGGCTGTACTTCTCCAAAGCTCATGCAGCCAAGACAAATCCTCGAAACATCCATGCCTGTATTCCCCAGCTTAACGTAATCCATACGATATCCTCTCCCATATAAATAGATTTAGGAACTTGAACCCGATTCATGCTCCGCGCGTAAAGCCCGTTAATTCCGTCGCTATTCCCCTGCTGGAAAGTCCGTAGAAGCTGCCAATTCGGTCTGTTTCTCGTAATCGGCAATCCGTGCTTTTAACGTCGAAATCGTATTTGCCAAGGCTTGAGAGCCAAGCACCATTCGCAGTGGCGCTGGTTCTTTGTCGACACTTTCAATGATGCGGGCAGCCATTCGCGCAGGATCACCTGGAGCAAGACCGTTGGAAGCGTCCAGCATGCTCAAAAACCCATGTGCCGGGTTACCTTCGTATTCCGGCATCAGATTCGCTACCCGTGCGCTTCCATATCGGAACTCGGTACGGGCTCCGCCCGGCTCAACAATGGTGACTCCGATGTTAAACGGGGCGACCTCTTGTGCTACCGATTCGCAGAAGCCCTCAATGCCGAACTTCGTCGCATGGTACATGGAGTTGCCCGGGAATGCCACTTGTCCGCCATAGGAAGAAAGCTGAATAATGCGGCCGCCGCCTTGGCCCCGCAAATGCGGCAGCGCCGAACGAATGAGCTGAATGGATCCCGTAAGATTAGTTGCAATGATGTGATCCACCTGGGTATCCGTAAGCTCCTCGGCGGCGCCAAAAAGTCCATAGCCTGCGTTGCTCACAATGACGTCGATCCGGCCGAATTTCTCAAAGGACTGGTCAACAAGCTGATGGATGGCCGGGACATCGGTCACGTCCAGAACTTCGCAAGTGAACGTCTCCGGATGCTTCTCGATGAGATCTTTGACCTTGCTTTTATCGCGGACCGTGCCGATGACGTTGTCGCCCTTCTCCAACAGCTGCTTGGTCAGTTCATACCCAAAGCCGCTGCTTACGCCCGTGATCAGCCAAGTAAGATTATTCATGGTAACGTCCTCCTTATTCCGATTTCGCTGCCGCTTCATTCACGCACCGCAGCGCATTCAAACTGCGCGGATAACCAATGAAGGGAAGGCATTGCGAGATCACCTTAATGAGAAATAACTTATCGTTCCCGAGACGCATATTGGCGGCGGCATGGCTGGTCAGCTGCGGTTCACAACCGCCTTGGGCGAGCAGAAAGCAAAAGGTAATCATCTCTCTCTGCTTGTAGTCCAAGCCTTTCCGGGTATAGTAATCCCCAAAGCAGTTATCCGCCAGCCAGCGATTGATGTGCCTGCTTTCTTCCGGTCCTGATTGCCAAAAGTCCCTCATGCTTTCTCCAAAGATGTCCACCTGCGCCAGAATCCCTGCCTCCAAACGATTTTCCGTTGTTGTCGTTGCTTGGCTCGGCAAAGGGAGTTCAATCCCTTGTGAAACCAGAATTTCATTGACGGCATGCAGATAAGGAAATACCCGTCCAATGCCGAGATAAGGTACGGACTGATAAACGATTTCCTTTGCTTCCACGGGCGTTACGCCGAAATTGAGCGCTGCCGGGAGCATTGCACTGAACTCATCAATCCCTTGACAGCCGATTAATACGGACAATATGGCCATCATGCGCGTACGGTCGTCCAAATCGTCCTGATTGACGACTTCATCAAATGCAAAATTATCGAAGCGCTCAATAAACTCCAGATCGGTCTCCAAGAACTTGGATTCGTAACCCGGAAACATTTTATCATGATAGCGTTGGGCTGCTTCCGTAACTTTCATCGTTCTCCTCCTTTGGATTGGTTACAGCGTAGCCATATCGATGACAAACCGATACCGCACATCACTGTTCAAGACGCGTTCGTATGCTTCGTCAACCTGGTCGGCCCGGATCACTTCGATCATAGGAGCGATCCCGTTCTCCGCCGAAAAGTCCAGCATCTCTTGAGTTTCTCGGATACCCCCAACGTTGGATGCCGTAATGATCCGACGCCCGGCAAATAAGGAAAAGACATTATACTGCTCCGGCTTGTTCGGCAGACCGAGATGAACGAGGGCCCCGTCCACCTTTAGAATGGAGAGCAAGGCATCCACATTGATATTGGCAGACACGGTGTTTAAAATCAGGTCATATTGACCTGCCTGTTCCGTAAACGTTACTGGATCCGTGGTTACATAATATTGACTGGCGCCGAAGCCAAAGGCTTCGTCCTTTTTGTTCGGACTATGACTCAGCACCGTAACTTCCGCCCCCATCTTATGGGCGAACTGAACAGCCATGTGGCCCAGGCCTCCCATTCCCAGCACGGCAACTTTCTTTCCAGGCCCGGCGTTCCAATGCTTCAATGGAGAGTAAGTGGTTATACCGGCACACAGCAGCGGGCTCGCCACGTCCATTGCCAAACCGTCCGGAATCCGGACAACAAACCTGTCTTTGACCACGATTTTTTGGCTGTATCCGCCGTAGGTCAGTTCTCCGTCGTAATCCATGGAGTTGAATACAACAACGACGCCTTTTCGGCAAAATTGCTCCTCGCCGCTGCGGCAGAATTCACATTCACCGCAGGAGTCAACAAAGCAACCGACGCCAACCCGATCACCTACAGCGAACTTCGTTACCTCACGGCCTACAGCAGCGACAACCCCTGCAATTTCATGACCGGGTACCATCGGAAAAACGCCGCGGCCAAAATCATTATGCGCGTTATGAATATCCGAATGGCAGATGCCGCAATATTGAATATCGATCAAGACGTCGTCTGGCCGCAATTCTCTCCGTTCAATGGTCGTTCGTTCAAAGGGTGCTTTCGCACCTGGAACACTTAATGCACGAACCGTTACGCTCTGATGAAGTTCACACATGGAATAAACAATCCTTTCGATTATGAATGTTTGATCGTGATCTGACTGGTGCTTACTCAGGTTTATATATCCCTAAGATTTGTCGATCTTCCAAATGGAGATCTAGTGTAGTGTATCTTCTGGAGCTAACTCCAAGTCAAGAAACCTAAAAATGATACTTGATACATT
Above is a window of Paenibacillus rhizovicinus DNA encoding:
- a CDS encoding SDR family oxidoreductase, which encodes MNNLTWLITGVSSGFGYELTKQLLEKGDNVIGTVRDKSKVKDLIEKHPETFTCEVLDVTDVPAIHQLVDQSFEKFGRIDVIVSNAGYGLFGAAEELTDTQVDHIIATNLTGSIQLIRSALPHLRGQGGGRIIQLSSYGGQVAFPGNSMYHATKFGIEGFCESVAQEVAPFNIGVTIVEPGGARTEFRYGSARVANLMPEYEGNPAHGFLSMLDASNGLAPGDPARMAARIIESVDKEPAPLRMVLGSQALANTISTLKARIADYEKQTELAASTDFPAGE
- a CDS encoding carboxymuconolactone decarboxylase family protein; its protein translation is MKVTEAAQRYHDKMFPGYESKFLETDLEFIERFDNFAFDEVVNQDDLDDRTRMMAILSVLIGCQGIDEFSAMLPAALNFGVTPVEAKEIVYQSVPYLGIGRVFPYLHAVNEILVSQGIELPLPSQATTTTENRLEAGILAQVDIFGESMRDFWQSGPEESRHINRWLADNCFGDYYTRKGLDYKQREMITFCFLLAQGGCEPQLTSHAAANMRLGNDKLFLIKVISQCLPFIGYPRSLNALRCVNEAAAKSE
- a CDS encoding NAD(P)-dependent alcohol dehydrogenase gives rise to the protein MCELHQSVTVRALSVPGAKAPFERTTIERRELRPDDVLIDIQYCGICHSDIHNAHNDFGRGVFPMVPGHEIAGVVAAVGREVTKFAVGDRVGVGCFVDSCGECEFCRSGEEQFCRKGVVVVFNSMDYDGELTYGGYSQKIVVKDRFVVRIPDGLAMDVASPLLCAGITTYSPLKHWNAGPGKKVAVLGMGGLGHMAVQFAHKMGAEVTVLSHSPNKKDEAFGFGASQYYVTTDPVTFTEQAGQYDLILNTVSANINVDALLSILKVDGALVHLGLPNKPEQYNVFSLFAGRRIITASNVGGIRETQEMLDFSAENGIAPMIEVIRADQVDEAYERVLNSDVRYRFVIDMATL